Proteins found in one Maridesulfovibrio sp. genomic segment:
- the ccsA gene encoding cytochrome c biogenesis protein CcsA, translated as MSALLSLHIIICSLGYFLFGITSVSAYAYLKSERAIKTKAYRLGEGFRWSLHDLDRSLFASLTLGFVAMGLGLLMGIALQDAKYGIVDLTSPRIFFPAAIWLFYLLILFFRLTMGLRGKIPSYLAVYGFHAVVISFVLELYLAAT; from the coding sequence ATGTCAGCACTTTTGTCTCTTCATATTATCATTTGCTCTCTGGGATATTTCCTTTTTGGAATAACTTCCGTGAGCGCTTATGCCTACCTGAAGAGCGAAAGGGCGATTAAGACCAAGGCGTACAGATTGGGTGAGGGATTTCGCTGGAGTCTCCATGATCTGGACCGTAGCCTTTTTGCCTCCCTGACCCTCGGTTTTGTCGCGATGGGCCTTGGGCTGCTTATGGGCATAGCTCTTCAGGATGCCAAGTATGGAATCGTGGATCTGACTTCGCCACGGATATTCTTTCCAGCCGCCATTTGGCTTTTCTATCTACTCATATTGTTCTTCAGGCTGACCATGGGCCTGCGCGGTAAAATCCCTTCATATCTGGCTGTCTATGGTTTTCACGCAGTGGTAATATCCTTTGTTCTGGAGCTATATCTGGCAGCGACTTGA
- a CDS encoding response regulator transcription factor: MANNILVIEDDADLQQLLKEYLAGFGYTVHSEGTPEAGLDALKSLSPDLLILDVMLPGINGFEVCRRVRQDSQIPIIMLTARGNVMDRVAGLEIGADDYLPKPFEPRELVARIQSILRRSQQNTTSGIVKGEFGLLRIDFDGRAALLNGEDIGLTTNEFNALAVLARNPGKTFSRDDLMQELRGLDSESFNRSIDITMSRIRQKLGDDPKYPKYIKTIWGTGYVFIGQGSEDG; encoded by the coding sequence ATGGCAAATAACATTTTAGTCATCGAGGACGACGCCGATTTACAGCAACTTCTTAAAGAGTATCTTGCCGGATTCGGTTATACAGTCCATTCCGAAGGAACGCCCGAAGCAGGTCTGGATGCCTTAAAATCCCTTTCTCCCGACCTGCTCATTCTGGATGTCATGCTCCCCGGAATAAACGGCTTCGAGGTCTGTCGCCGTGTCAGGCAGGACTCGCAGATCCCGATCATCATGCTGACCGCTCGCGGTAACGTAATGGACCGGGTGGCCGGACTTGAAATCGGTGCTGATGACTACTTGCCCAAGCCGTTTGAACCTCGTGAACTCGTCGCCCGCATCCAATCCATCCTGCGTCGCAGCCAGCAGAATACGACATCCGGAATCGTAAAAGGAGAGTTCGGCTTACTTCGTATCGACTTCGATGGCCGTGCCGCGCTGCTCAATGGGGAAGACATTGGCCTGACCACCAATGAATTCAATGCCCTTGCCGTTTTGGCGCGCAACCCCGGAAAGACATTCAGCAGGGACGATCTTATGCAAGAGCTGCGAGGACTGGACAGTGAATCATTCAACCGCTCCATAGATATCACCATGAGTCGCATCCGCCAGAAGCTAGGCGACGATCCCAAATACCCGAAATACATCAAAACAATCTGGGGAACCGGCTACGTCTTTATTGGACAGGGAAGTGAAGATGGCTAG